Part of the Deinococcota bacterium genome, TTCCTGCACGTAGTCGAGCGCCAGCGGCGCCTCCTCCCAGATCAGGACGCCCCGCCGCGCTGCGCCGGGAAAGCGAAGTTGGCCCGGGCTCGAGAGGTCGAGTGGGGGCTGCGCGACGACGGTCTCCCGCTCCCATTTTCTCAAATCGCGCATGTCGCGTAGCGCCAAGGGCAGGCCGAGCACGAGCGCGAAGGGATAGCCCAGCAGGGTGACGATGAACAGCATCACGAGGACGGGCAGGGCGCGGCGCAGCCCGGTTCCCTGTGATGGCGCCACTTACAGATCTCCCTCGTCGCCGTGGCCGCGCCTCAGGGCCTCGCGCACCAGGGTGGTGAGGTCGAAAAACCGCCTCGACTCGCGCGTCTTTACGCCCCTGGGGTAGGGCAGGTCCACCTCGACGACCGTTTCGATCTTGCCCGGCCGCGGCGTCATCACCACGACGCGGCTCGACAGGAACACCGCCTCGGCGATCGAGTGGGTGACGAAGACGACGGTCTTGCCGGTTTCACGCCAGAGCCTGAGGAGTTCTAGGTTCATCGCCTCGCGGGTGATCTCGTCGAGCGCGCCGAAGGGCTCGTCCATGAGGAGCAGCTTGGGGTCGAAGGCCAGGGCGCGGGCGATCGACACGCGCTGCTGCATCCCGCCCGAGAGCTGCCAGGGGTACTGGCGGTGAAAGTCCCCCAGGCCGACCATGTCCAGGAGCCGCGCCGCCCGCTCCCGGCGCTCGCCCCTGGAGAAGTTCATGATCTCCAAAGGCAGCATCACGTTGCCCAAGACCGTGCGCCATTCGTAGAGGACCGGCGCCTGGAAGACGTAGCCGTACTCGCGCGCGAGCCGTGCCTGCCGGGGCGTCTTGCCGGCCACCAGCAGCTCGCCCGAGGTCGGCGTCTCCAGGTCGGCGATCAGCCTGAGCAAGGTCGTCTTGCCGCAACCCGAGGGGCCGATCAGGCTGATGAACTCGCCGTCACGGACCTCGAGGTCGGCGTCTTTGAGGGCCACCGTCTCGCTGCCCCGGCCGCGAAAGACCATGTTGAGGCCGTACATAGCGATAACGGCGTCGCGACTGGGCGCGGTCTCGAGCTTGGGCTGGGTTTGCGGCAGGGTCAAGGAAGGCTCCACGGGGTTTTACAGCTCAGGTCATTATAGGGGCTTGCCAAACATCCCGCTTCGCCGGCTCTTCGGGCTCGGCGTCCCTCAAGGGGAGCAGCGAGACCGGCCCTCAGTAGACCTTGTCCCGGTGCAGAAACTGCCCCCGGCCGGCCTCGCCCAGCCAGGCGCCCTCGTCGACGATGAGCTCGCCCCGGCTCCACACCTTGGCGGGCAGGCCGGTGACGGTGCGGCCCTCGTAGAGGTTGTAGTCCACGTTCATGTGGTGGGTCTCGGCGCTGATGGTCTTTTTGCCCTTGGGGTTCCAGAGGACCAGGTCGGCGTCGGCGCCTACGGCCACCGTGCCCTTGTAGGGGTAGAGGCCGAAGCGCTTGGCGGGGTTGGTGGCGGTCAGCTCCACCCAGCGGTTGAGCGTCAGGCGCCCCTTGCGCACGCCCTGGTCGTAGAGCATCATCATCCGGTCCTCGATGCCGGGCACGCCGTTGG contains:
- a CDS encoding ABC transporter ATP-binding protein, with the protein product MVFRGRGSETVALKDADLEVRDGEFISLIGPSGCGKTTLLRLIADLETPTSGELLVAGKTPRQARLAREYGYVFQAPVLYEWRTVLGNVMLPLEIMNFSRGERRERAARLLDMVGLGDFHRQYPWQLSGGMQQRVSIARALAFDPKLLLMDEPFGALDEITREAMNLELLRLWRETGKTVVFVTHSIAEAVFLSSRVVVMTPRPGKIETVVEVDLPYPRGVKTRESRRFFDLTTLVREALRRGHGDEGDL